CTGCGGCGTGTATGCATGTGGGGCCTGTGACTGTCCCGTGACATGAGGGACAGCCTGTGCGTTCTGCGGAGGAAGCGCCTGCGAATGTGCGCTCGGCGCATGCGGCGCAGGAACGTACTGCGCGTTATAGTACTGGTACGGCTGggggcgcggcgcgtgTTGGTGCGGTTGCTGCTGAGGTTGCTGCTGGGGAGGGGCATATCGTGGTCCAAAAGTCTGGGCCTCGTACGCAGAGTATCGGTATCCCTGGCCTTGAGCCTGATAGCTCTGGTACGACTGGGACTGGTAGGTTTGGCTCTGGTACGTCGGTGTCTGGTAAGTCTGGGAGTAGCTATACTGCCGGCCATACGCCTGTCCGGCATACCTTCGCGCATCGAGTTTATCGAACCCGCGATCGAACTCGCCTGGCGCAGCCGGTCCAGTCCCGATCACAGGCCCCATACCAGCTCCAACCCCTATCCCAGTCCCAGGCCCCACCCCAGGTCCCAAGCCCGGACGGAGAGATAACTGCGCCACAGCGCGACCGAGCTCCTCAGCTGCCGGCGtgctcctcccactcggGGTTGAAGTACCAGAacgtcggccgccgcgattacttctcctctccccactcccactGTTGCCTCTCTCGCACGGGGTCGGTTCAGCCGAAGTAGTGGACGaagtcgacgccgacgaggacgggacctcgtccttctccttcccgAAGATCCTCTCGCGGGCTAGACGAtactcctcctccctctgGGCTAAGGTTTTCGGGGTGGCTGTTCCGCTCGATGAGCCAGAGGTTGGGCGCGGGGGAGCGTCGCGTTTCAGGATTTGGAGTTTggggggcggggcggaTGCGGCGGTCATTTGGATTGCGGGGCGGTTgctggggttagcgctGCTCAAACCcgggggggaggggggtgggagggaggagaaaagggggggggaggagggcacAATGGAACATTCTGCGCAGAAGGCTCACGCCTGGCGAAAGAAATGAGAGCACTCTTGTACGCGGGAGAGTAACGACTCACGCGCTGTCCCAGATCTGGCGGTTCGAGGCCGGCACACCGCGGAACcactcgtcatcgtcctctGGCGGGGTCTCGGGTGGGGGGACGTGTTGGACAAGCTGGGCGAGGTGTGCAGGATGCTGCGGATGACtaggcgacggcgcggtgGGTCTCCGGGCGAGGAGAATCGGGCGCGCTCCTATTCCCTCCGGTGTAGGCGCTGACAACGGTAGGCCCGATGAGGTCGGAGGTGGGGCTGTCACGTTCGCGAGAACAGCGGACGGCGCAGAAGTCGAGGCCGAAGCCATGTCGCCAGCACGCAATACACGCTTCGGCTCAAAGTCGtcctgatgtcagctacGAGTTCTGAGATTGTCGAGCTTACTGTATCCCAGTCGTCCATGGTGGGCGGAGAGGTGTTGGGAGCGAtcgccgactttggcgTTGTGTCATTCTCAGGGATGTCACGTGATTCAGTTGCTTTGACCATCACCATCGACCATCAGAGCGAGGCAAGACACTCTAACATGTCCACAAGTACATGCAATGATGTAGTAATGTATTAGATGCATGCAGACGCGAGCCAATTAGCTACAAGTGGTGGGTCACACTAAGCCGTATTGCCTATGGACTATGGACTAGCAAGCGCGACCTGGAGCAAACGAGCCCCCACACCGTCCATGTACTCCTTGCCCGCCTCTACCCATGCCTGGGTCCCATCCTCTCCAAGAGCGACAtcaagcccaagctcgTAAGCCAACGGATCCTCCTTCCATCCCCCGCGGCAGAACTTTGCACCCCCATCAGGACTggtgaggagcttgagagCGTGTGCGcgcctctcctcgtcgttggagaggagagacATGTGCATCGCAATGCGGGGGGGAACGGTCACCCGGCCCTGCTTGAAGCAGTAGTCGGTGACGGCGATGCAGGCTATGatgccgccgtcgacgcgggGTTCGCGAGCCTGCACCATCAAGCGCTTCATCAGCTCGTCGTGGCTGGGACCGGTCGCATGCCCGTTGGCAGACCCGTTCGCCCAGTTCTCGGGAGTGTCTACTCCGCTGTCTGTGCCGCTGGGGATGTCAATGTGCGGGAGGGCGGTTGGCTTGTCCGCCACGTCGGGCCTGTGGACCCGTTTCTTGCCCTTGGGTGGGTAGATGACGAACTCGGTGATGCAGTGGAtcctggggtcagcagGAGTCGGCTGTGCCAGAAAAGAGTTCAGCTCTTCTCCGGTTGTCTCCCACTTGCGCCTATGCAGTGACGAGGTTTTCTCGTCGCGGACGCTGCACGGACTCACCACTTGTCGCCCCAACCTCCAATCCTCGTCTCCATGAGATAGCTGCTCCCCATGGGAATCTCGCGCAGGAACTGCCAGTGGCTCGCGCCAAGCGCCATGTGAATACCCGTGACAAAGCAGGGTGCAAACGCGTCGATGCAGAACTTCATCTTGTTCTCGTCGCTGCACTTTGCATAAGCCGAGTTGCTGAGATGCAAGTTGTAGTCGCAGTCGTCGAacagcgcgcgccgccaagTCTTGACGCGCATGTGAGCAAGcccgcccgccgcgacaTGTTTGCGCCTCCATCCGACCCAGTACCGCCTGTGTCCGAGGGTCTTGGCCGCGATCCACGCCTTAATCGGGTGCGACCAGACACGGATATGCCACAGGAATGcaaacgacgacgagttgaGGAACACGAGCAGGAGGAATAGAAGCTTGACTTGTTGTTAGTCGGGAAAGGAGGGAGGCTCACTTGGTTTGGGCACCCAGGGGAATAGAGAGCCGCGAGTGGTGAGGgagcgggcgagcgcgcgtccacgctcgacgacggcttGCTTGTTCATGGCTGGTGTGCGGGGCGGAGACGCAAAGTCGAGAATTGCGTCAAAAGTATAGGTATAAGTGGGTTGGTTGAAGCCTGTGCGCGCGGTCGACTCTACCCGCTGTCGACGGAAATCTGGGTAATCTGGGCAATCTGAGCAATCTAAGCGGTACTCACCCTGTACCACGTCACATGATCAACTGCGTCACCAGTTGAAATAAATCATGGGCTGCTCATGGGTAAAACTGCCGCGCTTCAACACTACAGATGCAATGCATCTCGTTGCTCCTTGGTTTCGTAAATTCCTTGCAACCGGTGACTGCCAACACGATTACCGAGTGTAAAGTGCCTGGTTGACGTTTGGCGTCTGGCGTCGGTGGCTGTTTGAGTGCGGCATCCCGCCTGTGATTAGCCAGTCAGACGTGGCATTTCCGCCCTCTTAGCCGTCCTTAGTGGTTCGATGACGTTCCGCAGTTCTTTTGGCTGTTGGAAGTCGCAACAATCGCGTATCGGGATCGAACCGCGCCAACCGCAAACCGGTAACGCGACACTTACTCCCGGGGACACGAGCCCAGAGCCCAGAGCCCAGAGCCCGGGGCAACCGACGACGCATGCGAAGCGCCCACACCGGCTAGGCTCGCCGTCCAAACATCTTCTGCGCTGAGCCACCACTGCACCTCCGTGTGGGCATCGGCGCCCGGCAAGTTGTGGACCATGGGCCAGGGTTGGTGCAGCCAGCTGTGCATGTTTGCACTGATTCGAGTCGGATCGATGAACATCGTTCCATGTTCCGTGCTTCCACGTTATCTCAGACATCTCATGATGACCATCATTATCATTATCACAGGTACCTGGCTGACATGCCCAAGCACTATGATCAAGTAGCAAGTAGTGTCCCAATGTTCCAGTCGACGGCCCGGCCGCCCCGCGGTTATCCCCGGACCGGGAAGCCATCACCCCCCACATCGTGtcgcccctcccccgctCGCGCCTGATTATCTATTGCACCTGATCAGTTCCAAGATGTAGGCAGATCTCGCTCACAATCTCTCCTCAACGTTCTAGTTatcatcgtcatcgtctAGACACTGAGCACTGTCGCAAAGATGTCTTGGAAATTCCCAACATCATGTCTTCATCCCCGTGGGGTAGTCTAATAATCTTGTCATCCAACCACATTTCGACAAAAGGGGGGTCAGATATCGAGTCGGGAGGGAAGACACAATTACTTTGTAAACTCGGCCGTCAAGACACCATCTCTTGAttcctcatccttctcTCATCTACACAAAACCAGCTCTGCTGCCAAAATGCCCGTCGCTGCCCCTTCCCCCGACCGTACCCGCcccctcgaggacgacaaggtcaCGGGCGTGAGTAGAGCAACTTTTTCCAACCTGGGACAACCCGACTTTTCTTGCCCGCCCGGCGGGCAAGCAGGTCCACCTCGTTTTTGAGACACGTTTTCCACAAACCCCACAGCCACCCTTACTAGCTCGGCTGCTGACAACCAGTACGACCCGCTGATCTCGCCCGACCTTCTCCGCCACGAGATCCCGGTTCCCCCCGCTGCGGCCGCGACCATCACTGCTGCTCGCCGCACCGCGTCGCAGATTGTGCGTGGGCGTGACCCCCTCGACCGtctgctcgtcgtcgtcggcccCTGCTCGATTCACGACCCTGAGCAGGCTCTCGAGTACGCCAAGCGCCTCCGCGCTGGCGTGCAGGAGAACCGCTGGcccggcctcgaggtcgtcatGCGCGTTTACTTTGAGAAGCCCCGTACCACCGTCGGGTGGAAGGGCCTGATCAACGACCCGGACATTGACAACTCGTTCCAGATCAACAAGGGTCTCCGTACCGCCCGCAAGCTCCTCTGCACCATCCTCGAGATGGGCCTGCCTGTGGGCTCTGAGCTGCTCGACACCATCTCGCCCCAGTTCATTGGTGACCTCGTCACCTGGGGTGCGATTGGCGCCCGTACCACCGAGTCGCAGCTCcaccgcgagctcgcgtcGGGCGTGTCGTTCCCCGTCGGCTTCAAGAACGGCACCGACGGTGGTGTTACTGTCGCCATTGACGCTATGCAGTCGGCGTCGCACCCGCACAGATTCCTCGGCATCAACAAGCAGGGCATGGCTTCCATTGTCAAGACGAGCGGCAACCACGACGTGCACGTCATCCTGCG
Above is a genomic segment from Cutaneotrichosporon cavernicola HIS019 DNA, chromosome: 1 containing:
- a CDS encoding uncharacterized protein (Stereospecific condensation of phosphoenolpyruvate (PEP) and D-erythrose-4-phosphate (E4P) giving rise to 3-deoxy-D- arabino-heptulosonate-7-phosphate (DAHP)), with protein sequence MPVAAPSPDRTRPLEDDKVTGYDPLISPDLLRHEIPVPPAAAATITAARRTASQIVRGRDPLDRLLVVVGPCSIHDPEQALEYAKRLRAGVQENRWPGLEVVMRVYFEKPRTTVGWKGLINDPDIDNSFQINKGLRTARKLLCTILEMGLPVGSELLDTISPQFIGDLVTWGAIGARTTESQLHRELASGVSFPVGFKNGTDGGVTVAIDAMQSASHPHRFLGINKQGMASIVKTSGNHDVHVILRGGSHGPNFDEASVQTALTAMKKKNPEAHASIMVDCSHGNSNKDHRNQPKVASEVAKQIAAGELGITGIMIESHLNEGKQSSDLPRDQMKYGVSITDACIDWDVTVTTLDELNQASMVRREKLASTGVQASHSAVARVQTP
- a CDS encoding uncharacterized protein (Capsule polysaccharide biosynthesis protein), whose amino-acid sequence is MNKQAVVERGRALARSLTTRGSLFPWVPKPIKLLFLLLVFLNSSSFAFLWHIRVWSHPIKAWIAAKTLGHRRYWVGWRRKHVAAGGLAHMRVKTWRRALFDDCDYNLHLSNSAYAKCSDENKMKFCIDAFAPCFVTGIHMALGASHWQFLREIPMGSSYLMETRIGGWGDKWIHCITEFVIYPPKGKKRVHRPDVADKPTALPHIDIPSGTDSGVDTPENWANGSANGHATGPSHDELMKRLMVQAREPRVDGGIIACIAVTDYCFKQGRVTVPPRIAMHMSLLSNDEERRAHALKLLTSPDGGAKFCRGGWKEDPLAYELGLDVALGEDGTQAWVEAGKEYMDGVGARLLQVALASP